In Labrus bergylta chromosome 1, fLabBer1.1, whole genome shotgun sequence, one genomic interval encodes:
- the LOC109989562 gene encoding homeobox protein HMX2-like — MNEVGPPRRPAASLNFTIDNILNLKTSGRNYDHFQSAAQQDDSTKAMGKQDFYRTHEVKRRQDQGSRLEEFEFNKECSRATETVISHEDPKKATEAHFESGDSSCDDSSSNITATDPSNGGIPFKKSKLLTRKKTRTIFSKRQIFQLESTFDMKRYLTCAERACLANSLQLTETQVKIWFQNRRNKLKRQISTEIDGPVTDFPKTVKSVVVGQLPALYKEGNLLGRCLLPLTLPIVYAGSSTPDLCYSNAHKYFSLYDGDV; from the exons ATGAACGAAGTGGGACCACCACGTCGACCCGCCGCCTCTCTTAATTTTACCATTGACAACATCCTCAATCTCAAAACAAGCGGGAGGAACTACGACCACTTTCAATCAGCCGCACAGCAGGATGATTCGACCAAGGCGATGGGAAAACAGGATTTTTACAGGACGCACGAGGTCAAGCGGAGGCAGGACCAGGGCAGTAGGCTTGAGGAATTCG AGTTTAACAAAGAGTGCAGCAGAGCAACAGAAACAGTCATCAGCCACGAAGACCCAAAGAAGGCGACGGAGGCGCACTTCGAGAGCGGGGACAGCAGCTGtgacgacagcagctccaacatcaCGGCCACGGACCCCAGTAATGGGGGCATCCCTTTTAAAAAGAGCAAATTGCttacaagaaagaaaacacGCACAATTTTTTCCAAGAGACAGATTTTCCAGTTGGAGTCTACTTTTGACATGAAACGCTATCTGACCTGCGCAGAGCGCGCATGCCTCGCCAATTCCCTCCAGCTCACAGAAACCCAGGTGAAAATATGGTTTCAGAACCGcaggaataaattaaaaaggcaGATCTCGACCGAAATTGACGGACCTGTTACTGATTTTCCCAAAACTGTAAAGTCTGTTGTAGTTGGTCAGCTCCCGGCCTTGTACAAAGAGGGCAACCTGCTGGGGAGATGCCTGCTGCCCTTGACTCTGCCCATTGTTTATGCCGGTAGTAGCACGCCTGACCTCTGCTACTCAAACGCCCACAAATACTTCAGCCTTTATGACGGGGACGTATGA